A genomic region of Ictalurus furcatus strain D&B chromosome 29, Billie_1.0, whole genome shotgun sequence contains the following coding sequences:
- the LOC128604499 gene encoding contactin-associated protein-like 2, producing the protein MSTATQPWHLNGGVGFPFNEERVISGGVNRNSAIIGGIIAVVIFSILCTLVFLIRYMIRHKRTHHTNESKEEEHSESADTAIIGTEPNFTETIDESKKEWFI; encoded by the exons ATGTCAACCGCCACTCAACCCTGGCACCTGAATGGAG gTGTTGGTTTCCCATTCAATGAAGAGAGAGTCATATCAGGTGGGGTGAACAGGAATTCGGCAATCATCGGAG GCATTATTGCTGTGGTGATCTTCAGCATCTTGTGCACTCTGGTGTTCCTGATTCGTTACATGATTCGACACAAGAGAACGCACCACACCAATGAGTCCAAAGAAGAAGAGCACTCCGAGTCAGCTGACACGGCTATCATCGGCACTGAGCCCAATTTCACAGAGACCATCGACGAGAGCAAGAAGGAATGGTTCATCTAA